One part of the Aliivibrio fischeri ATCC 7744 = JCM 18803 = DSM 507 genome encodes these proteins:
- the nhaA gene encoding Na+/H+ antiporter NhaA: MSDVIKNFFKLESAGGILLVIAAAIAMMIANSSLAPMYDTFLHSYIGGMSVSHWINDGLMAVFFLLIGLEVKRELLEGALKSKETAIFPAIAAVGGMLAPALVYVAFNMGDPEALSGWAIPAATDIAFALGIMALLGNRVPVSLKVFLLALAIIDDLGVVVIIAFFYTSDLSVLALVIGFVMTGLLFLLNAKHVSKIRWYLLVGFILWVSVLQSGVHATLAGVVLGFAIPLKGNKGERSPLKHMEHALHPYVAFAILPVFAFANAGISLDGVSLDSLTTTLPLGVALGLFLGKPLGIFSFSYLAVKSGVAKLPAGVNMKHIFAVSVLCGIGFTMSIFISSLAFGGVNPEFDKLARLGILMGSTLAAVVGYVLLSISLPKKAA; this comes from the coding sequence ATGAGTGATGTTATTAAGAATTTTTTCAAATTAGAATCTGCCGGTGGGATTCTGTTAGTGATCGCAGCTGCGATTGCTATGATGATTGCAAACTCTTCATTAGCACCAATGTACGATACATTTTTACATTCTTATATCGGTGGAATGTCTGTATCACATTGGATTAATGACGGCCTAATGGCTGTTTTCTTCCTATTGATCGGATTAGAAGTAAAAAGAGAATTATTAGAAGGTGCGTTAAAATCAAAAGAAACTGCTATCTTCCCTGCGATTGCAGCGGTAGGTGGTATGTTAGCGCCAGCTTTAGTTTACGTTGCATTTAATATGGGCGATCCTGAAGCTCTATCTGGTTGGGCTATTCCTGCGGCAACGGATATTGCGTTTGCATTAGGCATCATGGCACTTCTTGGTAATCGAGTTCCTGTTAGCTTAAAAGTGTTCTTACTTGCTCTAGCTATTATTGATGATTTAGGCGTTGTTGTTATTATCGCTTTCTTCTATACAAGTGATCTATCTGTTCTTGCTCTTGTTATTGGTTTTGTAATGACAGGTTTATTGTTCTTACTGAATGCAAAACACGTATCCAAGATCCGTTGGTACTTACTGGTTGGCTTTATCCTATGGGTGAGCGTATTGCAATCAGGTGTTCACGCAACGTTAGCTGGTGTGGTTCTTGGTTTTGCTATCCCTCTTAAAGGCAATAAAGGTGAGCGTTCACCACTAAAACACATGGAACACGCATTACACCCTTATGTTGCGTTTGCTATCCTTCCTGTGTTCGCATTTGCTAATGCTGGTATCTCTCTAGATGGCGTGTCACTTGATAGTTTGACGACAACCTTACCTCTAGGTGTTGCTTTAGGCCTGTTCCTTGGTAAGCCTCTAGGTATCTTCAGCTTTAGTTACCTTGCGGTTAAATCAGGTGTTGCGAAACTGCCAGCTGGCGTAAATATGAAGCATATATTCGCAGTATCTGTGCTATGTGGTATCGGCTTTACTATGTCTATCTTTATTTCATCACTGGCATTTGGTGGGGTGAATCCTGAGTTTGATAAACTGGCTCGCTTAGGTATCTTGATGGGCTCTACATTGGCAGCGGTTGTAGGTTATGTGTTGTTAAGCATCTCATTACCAAAGAAAGCAGCATAA